The DNA sequence CCCGGTCGAGGCGTTGCGCCTCCAGGTGGATGACCTGGGACGCCAGCTTGGCGGACAGGTAGCCCCGGGACGGGTTGTCCGCCGATCCGGCGTGGTCGCGGAACACCGTGGTCGCGGCGAGCAGCGCCGCGCTCAGTGCCTTACCGTCGTCCAGCGCGCGCCGCTCGTTCATGAGCCGGTCGAGGACGCCGGGCTGGGCGAAGAAGTCCTGCGCCGCTGCGGGGACGCGGGACAGGGCGGTCAGCACCCCGGGCAGCGGATCGAGGACCGGGACGCGGTTCGCCGCTTCGATCTTTCTCGCCACGTCCAGCAGGAAGGCGGCGTCGTAGGTGCCGTGCATCAGGGCACGGGAGAGCCAGTAGTGCTGCCCCTCCGACCCCTTGGCCGTCAGCTCCGCTCGCCAGGCGGCGTCCAGGCGCGGGCTCGCCGCGGCCAGAGCCTTCCCCAGGGCGGCCTGGAGACGCTGCGCGGCCGCCCGGTCGGTGCCCTTCCCGGTCGTGGCGAGCACGGTGCGGAACCCGGTCGCGCCGAGGGCGTGCATCAACGCCGTGGCGAAGTCGGCGTCACCGGCGCGTCTCTCCAGCTCGGCGAGCACGGTCCGGTCGATCTCGCCGCTGTGGGCGGTACGGCCGAGGGCCAGGGCGGCGGCGTACGCGTCGGGGTCTCCGGCCGCCCGCGCGTACCGGCCCTCGTCGAAGGGGGCGAGGCCGGTGGCCGGGACGGCGCCGGGGCTCCAGCGTTCCCGGACGGCCTGGACGGCCTCGTGGCGGCGGCGGAGGTCGGGACGCTTGTCGGCGATCCACTGCCGGGTCTCGCGCAGGACGGCCAGGTGCGAGGTGTCGAGGTCGAGTGCCTCAAGGGCGTGGCGGATGCGCGGCTCGTTGGTGCCGAGGGTGTCCTGGGCGCGGGCCAGCGCCTTCTCGAAGGCGTCCATCTGCGCCGGGTCGATGCCGGAGAAGCCCCAGCCGCCCGCGTCGGGGCGGACGTCGACCGTGGGGTGGGGATTGGGGGTGGCGCCCCCGGTGGGATGGCCGTCGCGCCGCGGGGCGGCCTGGGGCGCGGGCGAGGGCTCCGGGGAGGGGCTGGGCGTGGGGGTGGGGGCCGGATGAATTCCGGATTCGGCGGGCCGGGGCTGCGGTGAGGGGATCGCGGTCGGCTGCGGGTGCGGCGATGGCGCGGAGGGGGATCGTCCCATCGGGCCTCCGGCTTGCTCGGCTGCACACGGGCGTTCGTACGCTTCACGTTAGCGTGAGCCCGCCGCCGGAAAACGGCGTTCGCTCATCTTCGGCATGACGATTCGCGTTTTCGCCCGGACGGCTTGCCGTCGGCGGCGCAAACGGCGGACATGTGCCCACCGAAGATGAGCTTCGCGGTTTGTCCCTCGGGGCGGGTTTCGATTTTCGGTTTCGGCCGATCGGCCGAAACGGCGCATCGGGCGGGCGCCGGTTATCGGCTGTCGAAATCGTGGTTTCCGGATCGGCCGAATGTGATCGATCCGCCGGTCATCTCCGGAGAAAGGGGTGTGCGGCCCACCGTACCGGTGGCGGCACGATCGCCACCGCCTCGGCCGCGTGCGTACGTACGGGGCGCCTCATCGGCCGGGCGGCCGTATGGCCGGTCTCTGGGGCGGCGTTTTGATCGTTTCGCTTGTGGGATCGGTAGGCATGCCCGGCTTGCCGGGGACACCTACGCTCGCCGATCTCCCCGACGACGCCGCGTTCCTCATCCCTGGAGCACAGACAGCTCCACCTCAAGGAGGCGTTGGGCCGGATGGCGACGGTACGGCGCGGCCGAGTAGCCTCGGCGCGACCAACCTCATCAGGGCCACGGTGTCCGCTTCGGGGTCACGGCCTTCGAGCCTCTTGTCGAGGCTCACGATCAAGGTCGACCGTCCTCTGGTGAGCACCGCCAGCGCGCCGACGACGTCACCTCCGGAACGCTTCGTGGCGGAGTACCCGTCTCCTCCCGTCACGATCGGGGGAAGGCGCTTGGCGCCCAGCCGGACCTCCTCCTCGGTGCTTCTCGCCGCGAAATCGGTGAGCAGCGACACCTCCAGAACCGGGAGCCGCTCCCCGCCGGGTTCGGAGACGATGCACCACCCCGAGCCGTGGCCGCCCACCGCATTCAGGTCAAAGGAGCCGCGCGCCACGAGGTGGGTGAGGCCGGTCATCCGTTTCACCGCCTGGCGCGGCAGATGACCGCACACATAGGGCGGCGCGGCGACGGTGGGCAAGGGCGCGGTATCGACCTTCTCGTCGGCGGCGCAAGCCGTGATCGACGCCGGCAGGCAAAGCGTCGCCGCCGTCAGGTCGGCGACGGCTCTCGTCCTCATCATGCGAACGTGACGCATTTTCGCCGACATCCGGCGTATGTCGAACGCCTCCTCACCCTCATCACTTTCATCTCGCCGCTCCCGATCCGCCGACGTCGTGACCAACGGCCCGGTCGTCTTCACCCTTGCTCTCGATCCTTTCGCCCAGGGCCGCAGGGTCGTGCCATCGCTCACGGGAGCGCGTTGCCGGAGCCTTCCCGACATCCTTCTTCAGGCCACCGAGCGACACCCAAGGCGATTCTTTCCCGGAAGGTGCGGCCGGGAGGCTTTGCGCGGACCACGTGGCGGTGTCCGAAGCGTTGCCTTTGCCCCCGCCCTGTCGGCCGTCTCGATCGGGCGATCGATGGGTGACGTCGCAAGGTGCCGGTTGACGCGGCTCGGGTTCATAACAATCGGCGCCTCGTCCGTGACGCTGTCGTGTTGCCGCTGGTAAGAATGCGTGCGATCACTTGTGGAGATCCACTGCCGCGTGCGACGTCCGCACTCGTTGCCGTACAGACGTCGAGGTTGGTTTCGCGTTCTCTTCTTGTGAACCGAATTAACTGAATTCTCGCCCGTGATGTCGGGTTGGCGGTGTATTGTTCTTGGCATGTCCGGGACCTGTCGCCTGCCCGGACGCTTGCCGACCGCGGGTGCTTCCCGACCCCGGCTGGACCATAGGGAGCGTGAGGAGTAAGTAGCCGATGAACGCAGGTCTGGTCGCGAACCGCTTCCGTCTCCTGGCTCCCATCGGCACGGGCAACATGGGCGAGGTCTACCGCGCTGAGGACGTGGCCGCCGCCGATGGTGAGGACCGTGTAGTCGCGCTCAAGCGCATCCTGCGCAGCCGCTCCGGCGTGATCATCGACTCGCGCTCCGACCTGAAGGCCGTGCAGCGCTTCCAGCGCGAGGTGCGCATCATGCGCAGGCTGCGCCACCCCAACCTGACCCGCATCATCGCCGGCGGCGTGGATGAGCAGGACGGCCGGCCGTACCTCGCCATGGAACTGCTCGACGGCGAGCTCCTCAGCGATCTGGTGGCCGAGCAGCCGGAACTCCCCATCGCCTGGGTCGCGGCCCTGGGCGCGCAGATCGCCGACGGCCTCGCCGCCGCCCACGCCGCCATGGTCGTGCACCGTGACCTCAAGCCCGGCAACGTGATGCTGCTGCGCGGCGGCATGGTCAAGATCCTCGATTTCGGTATCGGCCGCATCATCGACGACACCGAGGCCGACGGGCTGACCAGCACGGGCGTCACCGTCGGCACGGCCCGCTACATGGCCCCTGAGCAGTTCCTCTCCGCCGCCGTCACCCAGGCGGCCGACCTGTACGCCTTGGGCTGCGTGCTGTTCGAGCTCGCCACCGGCTACCCGCCGTTCCGCGGGGCATCCGCGCACGAACTGGGCGACAAGCACATCAACGATGAGCCGCCCAAGGTGAGCATGCTGCGCTCGGACGTCCCCGAGGACATCGTCAGGCTCATCGACAGGCTGCTCGCCAAGGAACCGGCCGATCGCCCCGCCGACGCCGTCTCCGTCCGGGAGGCCCTGCTGCCGTACGCGCTGGGGGAGACGAGCCCGGCGCCGGTCCCCGGATGGGAGGACTTCGACCCGGTACGTCACCTGACCGCCACCCGCGCCGACGGCCGTACCCCCCGGCCGCGGCCCGAGCCCGAGCGGTCCCCGGCCTCTCGCCGGGCACCGGCCGGCATGGACGTCTTCGCCGTCCACCGCCGTCTCATCGAGGACTACCGGGCCTTCACCGAGGGCGGCACCGTCATCCGGGACGACCGGATCGCCGCGTTCGTCGAGGAGGACCTGGACGCGGGTTCCCAGTGGCCCACCCCCTGGGTGTCGCTCAACCCGTCCTTCGCTTCCGGCGGGACCATCAGGGAACTGGTCGAGCAGCAGGTGCTGCACGAGGAGTGCGCCAACATCTTCCAGGAGGGCAAGACCAAGGGCGGCACCAGCTGCGACGGCACCCCGCTCACCCTGCACCGCCACCAGCGGGAGGCGATCACCGCCGCCCAGTCCGGCGCGTCCTACGTGCTCACCACGGGCACCGGCTCGGGCAAGTCCCTGTCGTACATCGTGCCGATCGTGGACCGGGTGCTCAAGGCGCGCGAGAAGGAGGGCCCGAACGCCCGCCGCCGCGTCCGCGCGATCATCGTCTATCCGATGAACGCCCTGGTGAACAGCCAGATGGAGGAGCTGCGCAAGTTCCTGCAGGACGGCTACGGCCCGGGCAAGGAGCCGGTCACCTACGCCCGGTACACCGGCCAGGAGGACGACGAGGAGCGCAAGCGCATCCAGAACAACCCCCCCGACATCCTGCTCACCAACTACGTGATGCTGGAGCTGATGCTGCTCCGCCCGGATGAGCGGCGCTCCCTGATCAGGATGGCCGAGGGCCTGGAGTTCCTCGTCTTCGACGAGCTGCACACCTACCGGGGACGGCAGGGCGCCGACGTGGGACTGCTCGTCCGCCGGGTACGCGAAGCCTGCAAGGCCGAACGCCTGCAGTGCGTCGGCACCTCCGCCACCATGTCCAGCGAGGATCCGGGGGCGTACGGCGCGCAGGAGGCCGCCGAGGATCCGCGGGACGTCGTCGC is a window from the Thermopolyspora flexuosa genome containing:
- a CDS encoding DUF6571 family protein translates to MDAFEKALARAQDTLGTNEPRIRHALEALDLDTSHLAVLRETRQWIADKRPDLRRRHEAVQAVRERWSPGAVPATGLAPFDEGRYARAAGDPDAYAAALALGRTAHSGEIDRTVLAELERRAGDADFATALMHALGATGFRTVLATTGKGTDRAAAQRLQAALGKALAAASPRLDAAWRAELTAKGSEGQHYWLSRALMHGTYDAAFLLDVARKIEAANRVPVLDPLPGVLTALSRVPAAAQDFFAQPGVLDRLMNERRALDDGKALSAALLAATTVFRDHAGSADNPSRGYLSAKLASQVIHLEAQRLDRGRSLRLSPEALSQIFASYIRDVNRVAAAGADAKPGVAGEDHALLPGREDWGARFDREELHAVMKEVFQADPKAFAMVSGAQTIWARMLLGASAAELADGRGSVAFKAAARELGAGFGFITSAAGVATIAAGKELDERQNNAVKIVIALVNSGLSIPQHAGWPIVAGTTSSWTGVIENALETEASTEKAVRKANGTAAEIEFLVHQLAAQSLLDHGLFGSADPPAKTHPWASLSDLRPGDDPRKAPNNFLKEDGTTLLTRAEMLASRDADGNPVAYDAYRRWLYEGLAGKTWSEVEAALSSGYQKGFRKFQ